Part of the Lycium ferocissimum isolate CSIRO_LF1 chromosome 6, AGI_CSIRO_Lferr_CH_V1, whole genome shotgun sequence genome, TGTATGGATGAGTTACAAAACCTTGAATAATCACATAATGAGGATAAGATTACACATTTGTGAAGTCCATCATATAAGTAAAAGTAATCCTTCACCAAATAAGAATTGAAACTTATAACCTTGAGATTATGACCTTAGCCTCAACAACCAGGccaagaaaaaagggaaaatgattCAATTCCTTTGTTACTATCTTTTCTAGTgtataatattttcttttatctaTTGGTACTACTATTTGGTAGTTCCTTCCAGTTCTCTTTCTataagtttcttgattttcttaattgaATTGATGGGAATAGATGCTGCagggacatttttttttttttttttttttttttgacgatgatgttgttattgttgttctagCTGTAATAGTGTAAGTGTAGTAATCCCAAAATGCAAATACTGAATGAAGCCTAACAGTTGATTTCTTTTTCCATATAAATTGCGGAACAGATACTTCATAGTCTAGTAGGTATGTTTATCTGATCTGAagcatttttatgttttttgtttAGGTAAGGTTTGATATTATAATAACTCCTTTATCTTTCTCATCCTCAAATAGGTTTGGTAAGATCTCCAGTATCAGCAACTCTGCCACAGATAAGTTCGAGATTATATGTAATCTGGGGAATTTTGTGGAGTTTCCCCGAGGTTAGTATTTTCCTTGGATATCACCAGGCATTTTTGAAGCTCCTTTACTAATGACTGGCTTGCTGATTGCAGGTCCGGCCTCATATACTTGTGAGCTCTCTAGTGATTAGCTGGTCTTTAACAGAGGTGAGCCTTGCTTATTCATAAACCATGAAATTTAGGGCTGGCAAACTGGTCAGAAAAATAAGTAACCATCTGATGCGATCCATTAGATATGGGTTGGAGAACTGAGTCATTTAAAAATGGATCAAATATCCACTAAAAAATGGTTATCCAGATAGATAATGGATATTCATATTATCAATACCCATTTGTCTATTTTTCATGAGTTCTTGCTTTCGAGGAGTCTAAGCATTTGTTTGGCTTTTAGCTTGTGTTCTCACTTGACTATTTTTGACACCATgcataatatggatatccatattatccctCGGTTAACCCATTTTTTATCCGTGTTAAATATGGACGGGTCGGATATTTTATCCACTTTGTTTAGCCCGTTTCGAGCCGCCCATATCCGATCCGACCGCCCGTTTGCCACTCCTAATTAAATTATAGAAAATGAGATATCTTTTTGTAGTAACTTGAGCTGTCAATTCTTTGACGAATAGTTCATACAATACCTAAAACATTGATCACCattggaaaaggaaaaaaattcaacatCTTACCTAATATATTTGTTACGAGATTTTATTTCCTATATCTGGCGGAAAGATAAAGAACATCGGGCAACAGAAGGCTGATGGCTATACCAAGTAACACCTAGTTTCAGTGTAAAACGCTTCTGTCCCATTTGCAGTTAAAGGTCAACGTGTATTATTAAACATAGCAGAAAAAGATACCTTTACACTTTTATAACATAGTTTATAAGTAAtaaattcatgatttttatcctcTTAATTCAGCATTAACTTGCACCATAACCAATGAGTGCTGAAACTGATTTGCTGTTGTTTTCATATTTTAACTTGGCTGTTagattttaatttctattagCATATAAAATACTGCATAGGTTGAAGTATGCAGTAAAACTGGGATTGCTAAGATTGGAAGTTTGACAAACACCTAAATTAGCTAATACTGCAAGATCAAGTCTCTTTTGCTCTGATTACTAACTCTATGGAAGAGCAGAATAATTATGTCCTGGATTAAACCACTGTTAACGTCATTCTAGAGAACCCTGACTAAAGAAATGTAATTAATGAATTCCTAGTTGTACTCAACCAGAGGGCAATTGGAATGAGGAAAATTCTGGTTAATATGTAGCCCCCTCCCCCTGGTTGTATTGAGATCTCCTCCTTTCAGGATATGTTTGGTTACAATAAAATATTTGGTGGAGCAACCTAATGAAAGCACACGCCAATATTACAAAGTCaaatagactttttttttttttttttaaatttatatatggACATGGTTAGAAGCCTTTATTTAACGAAAGAAAAGAtgtcactttctttctcttttccctATTCTCTTTTAGTGAGATTATGTCATGAATGGAGGGAAACTCAATCAGATTCTAGATTCTTAACTGTATTTTCGTCTTTGCATTTTAGTCAATTAAGTTTAGCTAAGTAGcttttgatattttcaattaagtCCTAGAGTTTGTACTCAATAGGACAAGCGTCCAGGTGATAAATGGACAGGTGTCTAGGTGTCAGTAGTCGTTATGTTCTATTTCTGGATTGCTTATATAATTCAGCTGCATTGTACCAGAGTCTTTTATCATATATGAAATATCAAAATTCCTCTCTTTTCTCTACTCTCTCcttctctccttcttttctctACGAATTCAGTATCACAGCTTTCAAGCTCTTGTTAGTTGTTACATATTAACAAAAATGCGAAATGGAGAATTTACGACAAAGTATCCTTCCTTGATTTGTAAaattgttgtatatgtataagatcATTAAGAAACATTTTACGCAAGGTGATAGCCATATATAATAAGCTAAGATGTGTGCCTGGTAGTTTTCATACGTCTTAGGGGTTAGGCCTAATATGGCTGCAAATTAGTCTCACTTAAGGATGAGCCTTAGTAAGCTTCGAATCCCATAGGTTGGACTTAATCACCATTATTAGTTTATAAATTCGTTAGAGCAATAAGAATAAGTTTATCTTATTGCTTGACACGTTATAAGGTGATATTGTATTCCTAACTTGTCTCTCCGACGGAGGGACAAATATGTCACTAAACATGCCTGTTCATGATTGTTTAACTTTTAATACTCGTACTGAAAATAATGTGTTGATTATTGGTGCTAGTTCATGGTCCAAGCAGTATATTAACATTGGTATTATCCGTATGTTCCACTTCAGATTATTCGATATTCATTTTTTGGCACAAAGGAGGCATTTGGTTCTGCACCTTCCTGGCTCTTGTGGCTAAGGTATAACCCTTTTAACTTTTGCCGGCATAATTATGGCTTGAAGTAGTAAATATGCTAATGCATGAAAAATGGGTGGACACAAATAGGGCAATGTAAGTACAAACCTGTCCATTTTAGGCCCGACATTCACATGTTATATGAATTACATGTGGGTTGATGCAAGTTTTCATTAACCTATGAGGCAGTTATGATCCATTAAAAATCAAATCCCCTTTTCCACTATCAAATTTCAACATAACGATGGTCTATGAACAGTCATGTTCTTTTGGCAATGATTTGGTAGAGCAACTTtgatcaacaaaataatttaatggactttttttttggtatatttAGCGACAAATTACATTATTCCTCTTGGTTGAATTTCTATACTCTTTCCGAATGATAACAGTGTTTCTAGCACGCCTCAACTTTTCTTATTCTAGCTTTAccccttttggggaaaaaatagTAGTTTTCTCTTTTAATCATGGTTAAAGTGGTTTGTGATAGAGAGTTCGTGTTTATACAATGAGtatatagaaaaaagaaaacgaaaaaatACTTTGTTTATATCACAAGTGAGTCTTAATTGGATTATGAATGGATTGCCAAATGTTACCTATACAAGAATTGTGTGATAACTCCAGAAATTAGCCTACCCATTTGTGATCTACTAAACGAATTTTCGCAACACACTCCAATCTAAGTTGAGATAGTACCTATTGGGTTTTTACTGAGGGGCAGAGGTAGATGTCTAGATGCGGGTTAGgccgaacccagtagcttttgcTCAACAATGTATCTGTGTTAAGAAGTTCATTAAATATGGATACTTATTAAATTTAGAACCCAGTTATTAGCACTTGAAGTCATCATTCCAAAATTCAGAACTCATAAAGTTGAAATCCTGGCTCTGCCTTTGTTTTTACCCATTTCGCCACCTTTATAATGGATGGGTACAGTTTCTAGCATGTTCTTATTAAGTCTGATTTTCTTAATGCAGGTATAGTACTTTCTTATTGTTGTATCCTACTGGCATCGCAAGTGAAGTAGGTCTAATATATAATGCCCTGCCTTACATGAAGGTACCGAGATCCTCTTTTTCGATTGTTTCTTTTTCACTCAAAATGGAAATAACTATCCATCTATCaagcaagaaaacaaaaagaataaagagCGTCTTTCTATCTGATTAGTTGCTGAAGAGGTGGCAAAGAGCCTTTTCTCTGTTGATATATTAACTTATATTTAGGGttctcaaatatgccatcgaactattaGAAATGACTCATCTATGCCACACGTTAATAGTtgggctcatttatgccatcgccgtgACACatttggctcattcatgccatTAACCTCTAACAGCCCACACATTTGGATTTTAAATACCAGATTTGCCACGTGTCGTCCAATTAAACCATCCACGTCATTTAACCTATTCCCTTTAGTTTTAACCCATCCACATTATAGCCCGACCCAATACCATTTTAACCCAACCCCTAATGATTTTCCCttcatttctctctcttcccGTTGTTTCCATTTCCCAATTCCAGAGGAAATCTATGCTTTGAATCCATGATGACTGACTACAAAGACAAATTAACAGTACAATATATAACATTTATGATTAATTAACAAACCCTATGTAGTTGACATAATTAAGAATAGACCCTAAATCCACGAGTAATGTTGCATATTAGCTAGTAATTCGAGTTTTCCCCCAACTAAAATGCATGTTTCATGTTAAGCTTCACCTGATGATGGCGGTGGTGGGAGCAGATAATTGTTGTGGTGGTGAGGAAATATTGCGAAATGGAAAAAATGGGAAGGAGAAATGAAGGGAAGAAGATCATTATGGGTTCGGTTAAAATGGGATTTGGGTCGGGTTCTAATGTGGATCAGGTAAAAAATAAAGGGAACGGGTTAAAATAGAGGAATGGGTTAAATGACGTGGATGGTTTAATTGGACGACACGTGGcaaatttggtatttaaaatccAAATGTGTGGTACGTTAGAGGTTAATGACCTAAATGAGCCAAATGTGTCACGGCATAAATGAGCTCAACTATTAAcgaataacatgaatgagccatttttaatagttcgatggcatagttgagccttttccgaagtttctatcacaaaaaaatatatacttgtGGCATCATTCTATTTGAGCCTTTCCAAGACGCTTGAAGGTAAATTCGCGGACCAATATGTGACTAAAATGATTACCATGCCAAATTAGCATTAGTTCTGTTCTTGCAAAGTTGTAATTTGAAAAATCTTGTCTATTGGGAACTTGTAATTGAATATTTGCTCATTACACGTGCGTCTGATTCAGTTCGAGTACTTACTGTGTCTTCttatcaaattatttttctaggAATCTGGAAAATATGCTGTTAGGATGCCAAACAAATGGAATTTCGCTTTCGATTACTACTATGGAGCACTTATTTCTTTTGCCATCTATGTCCCAGGCGAGAACCTTATATCATTCTCTTACTATAAGCATTCTTCACGTttggctcaaatatgtcattcGGTTTATTTATCCGTTTCTTTGTGAGGGAAATCAGAGACAAATATCGAGTTTACTACAtttcctttttgtatttttattagGTTGGCGAAAGCTATGATTGACAAGGCGATGTTTGTGAAAATGCAGGCTGTCCTCACCTGTATAGTTACATGCTTGCGCAGAGAAAGAATGCACTCTCTAAAACGAAAAAAGCATAAGACACGCAAAAGCGGAGGCAGGATCTTTAGTTTATGGATTTTGgatcacaattcttttttgcTTACAGGTTCGGAATAGGTTGTGCGTACATATTAAATAATCTTTTCAACAAAAATACAGGCTCTAAGCCAAAATTACTGGGTTGTGGCTCCGCCTCTGAGGACACGGTTTATAGGAGCTCCATTTTTGCAGAAACGGTGCTTCTTTTCTCCTAATTCATTCACGTATTACTGAATAATCATATGATAGAATGAGAATTCATATACATGTTACTCAAATTTCATCTGAATTAAACTGCTTCATTCGCAATACCAACATCATTCGTACTTTCTATATTGTCTCGAACCGCAGTAgctttgttaaaattaattaatgtgTTGTTTATTGTATTAATTAAGAGCAGTATTggatatttcaaaatataaagaatgtgtatatctcgagtATCAAAGAGTCCATTATAGATGTGTAAATATGCAATGTAGTCAAGTGTCTTGAACAAGAGATgaacaaaaaagataattgtTGTGAAATAATATAAGCTTGTTATCAGTAAGTTGCTATTACCACTTCTTAAGTTACTATAATCTCATCCAAAGTTACTACAAAGCGTCCTGTAGTTGCTACTCGTTAGTAAAATTACTTCTACAATTTCTACTCTTTTTCTCCTAAAATGAACATGCTTGGGGAATGTGGTCGAACAGTAACAGCACAATGTGTGATGTGTGGGTTAAGCGCACAATCGCGAGATCGAACCAACAGCAAATAGAAGAGCTGGTATTCAAGAGATCATAAAGGGGATTATCCATTGAATTTCAAACCGTACACCATCTGGCGCTTAAATATTTATCGCTTATCAAAAAGAATATGTCCCTCTTTTAGTTTATATATctactttgttcttttttttctcttggtcAAATGTTGAGttcatcttctttttccttcGCCTCAAGTGCGTCCCCTCGTGACAGACCTCTCTGGCAGCTTGCCTAAACAAAACTGCAGCTTGACAAACTAACAATGGCCTGTAAATTAGTTCAGAGAAAACAAACCAAAGTAAGTTAGCTATCAGATACAAGACCATTGTCCCTGAAAGAAATGCCTATTATTGCAATTTCTAGTCCTTTCTACTCAATAAGTTATCACTAAATCATAACCCAAAATTAAACTTTAGTACAAGTACTACGAGAAAAGAttttaagatttccaaagaaaaATGACTTTGGAGAAGTTATTTtccacccttcataggtgaaaa contains:
- the LOC132058986 gene encoding very-long-chain (3R)-3-hydroxyacyl-CoA dehydratase PASTICCINO 2A-like isoform X1 encodes the protein MARVLSGLRRVYLIFYNWIVFFGWFQVFYFGVKTIKESGHEHVYDAVEKPLFFAQTAAFLEILHSLVGLVRSPVSATLPQISSRLYVIWGILWSFPEVRPHILVSSLVISWSLTEIIRYSFFGTKEAFGSAPSWLLWLRYSTFLLLYPTGIASEVGLIYNALPYMKESGKYAVRMPNKWNFAFDYYYGALISFAIYVPGCPHLYSYMLAQRKNALSKTKKA
- the LOC132058986 gene encoding very-long-chain (3R)-3-hydroxyacyl-CoA dehydratase PASTICCINO 2A-like isoform X3, producing the protein MARVLSGLRRVYLIFYNWIVFFGWFQVFYFGVKTIKESGHEHVYDAVEKPLFFAQTAAFLEILHSLVGLVRSPVSATLPQISSRLYVIWGILWSFPEIIRYSFFGTKEAFGSAPSWLLWLRYSTFLLLYPTGIASEVGLIYNALPYMKESGKYAVRMPNKWNFAFDYYYGALISFAIYVPGCPHLYSYMLAQRKNALSKTKKA
- the LOC132058986 gene encoding very-long-chain (3R)-3-hydroxyacyl-CoA dehydratase PASTICCINO 2A-like isoform X2 is translated as MARVLSGLRRVYLIFYNWIVFFGWFQVFYFGVKTIKESGHEHVYDAVEKPLFFAQTAAFLEILHSLVGLVRSPVSATLPQISSRLYVIWGILWSFPEVRPHILVSSLVISWSLTEIIRYSFFGTKEAFGSAPSWLLWLRYSTFLLLYPTGIASEVGLIYNALPYMKESGKYAVRMPNKWNFAFDYYYGALISFAIYVPGWRKL